The DNA region TAGTAAATGTTAGAACCGGTAAAAAAGTTCGAGTTGGAAGAGCTATAAGAATGCATGCTAATCAAATGGAAGAAATAAACGCAATACCTGCAGGATATATAGGTGCTCTATTTGGAATAGAATGCATGTCCGGCGACACTTTTGTATCTCCTGAGATTAATCTATCAATGACATCCATGTATGTTCCAAAGCCGGTTATATCCCTTGCAATAAAACCAAAAGACAAAAAATCAGAAGTTAACATTTTAAAAGCATTAAATCGTTTCACTAAAGAAGACCCAACTTTTAAATCCTATTTAGATGAAGAAACAAACGAAACTATAATATCCGGAATGGGTGAGCTTCACCTTGAAGTTTATGTTGAGCGCATGAAGCGTGAATATAATGCTGAAGTAATAGTCGGAATGCCAAAAGTTGCATATAGAGAGACAATTACAAGAAAAGCTAATTTTAATTACACCCATAAAAAACAAACAGGCGGCGCAGGCCAATTCGCTAAAGTAGGTGGCTATATTGAGCCTATAAAAGATGTTGATTTCGTTTTTGAAAATAAAGTTGTTGGAGGCTCAATTCCAACTCAGTATATACCAGCCTGCGAAAAAAGTTTTCAAAGATGTATGGAAAAAGGGCCTTTGTTAGATTTCCCTCTTACAGGTATAAAAATTACAATAAATGACGGAGCTTCCCACGCTGTTGACTCATCTGACATGGCTTTTCAAGCGGCCGCTAGAGGAGCATTCTTAGAAGGTTTTTCAAAAGCCGCCCCGACAATATTAGAACCAATCATGAAGGTAGTTGTTGAAACTCCTCCTGAATTTCAAGGTTCAGTCATGGGTTCTATTAATCAGCGCAGAGGTATTATTCTTGGTTCACAAGATGAGGGAGCTATATGCGTTATTGAATCTAACGTTCCCCTTGCTGATATGTTTGGATATTCAACTGTTTTAAGATCTTTAACTCAAGGAAAAGCTCAATTCACAATGGAATTTTCAACATATAAAGAAGTTCCACACTCAATAAAAGAAGAATTGGTAAAAAAAGCTGCTGAAGCAAAGAAAGGAAAATAATCAATGATACAAAATAAGATATTAGAGCATTTAAAGCAATTTGACGAACTTACACGGCTTGAAGGAGGACAATTTGGAGGCATCCTTGGAAGAGCCGGTGTCGGAAAAACTGCATTTTTAATACAGCTATCCTTATTAAAACTTTTAAAAAACATAAAAGTTCTTCATTTAAGCCTGAACGAACCAATAAATAAGGTATGTTTATGGTACGAAGAAGTTTTTAAACGATTAGTTGAAAATATTGAAAAACAAGGAGATACTGTTGACATTGAAATAAATCAAATTTGGGAAAAAGCATTATCTCAAAGATTTATCATGACATTTAAAGAAGATGTTTTTAAAATTGCAGTTCTTGAAGAAAGGCTTTCAGACCTTTTCGAACAAAAAATATTTTCGCCAGATTTAATAATTGCAGATGGATTTAATTTTGATGATGAATCAATAAAGGACATTCTGTCAGAATTAAAAAATTTTGCCACAAAAAAGAACCTCTCTGTTTGGTTTACGATAAATATACATAGAGATGAAAAACCTGACGAGTGTGGAATTCCCAAACAGCTTTCAATTGGCTATGATATGTTTGATTCAGGAATTATGCTTTGGCCAAATAAGAATGAAATTTCTGTAAAAATACTGGATCGTGAAAATAAAAAATTTGAAACCGAAAGCAAATTATATTTAAATCCTACAACTTTTTTAATTCTAAATAGATAGTCCTTTCATTAATAAATAGGTTTACGCCATCAATTTTGGGCGACCAGCCGGTCGCCCCTACAAGCATTATCCAACACATCAAAAATTCAAATTATCACTTCACTGAATTAGTAAATTCTTCTAAGGTTTTTGCTTCTAATATTTTTTCGCTAATTTTTTCTATTTTTTTTGAAGTTAATTTTAATGATTTTAAAACATCATTAGCCTGAGCATCTTCTATTTTAAAACGACTTATTAATAAATGTTTAAGAACCTTTCCTGCTCCTTTTTCGACGCCTTTCTTAACTCCTTTCTCAAGTCCTTTCTTAACTCCTTCTTTAAGCCCCCTTTCATGCCCTATTCTTTCAAAGCTTGTAATATATCTCATTTTTTCTTCCTCCTTCCATAAACTTATTTTTTTCAATAGCTTCTTTTCCAAACCCTTTGGAAGGGTCATTATCCAATCTATGAAATCAAGTAAATTAATTATATCTTGTTTGCTGTAACCTCGCTTATAAAGTTTTTTATTAAATATTTCTTCCAATGATAACGAATATTCTCACTCTCTGCTGTTTCCAAAGTCTTTAAATGCGCCATCATGGCATTTCAAGGAAAATTTATAAATTTGATTAAAGCTACATGACCTTATCTCATCTTTTACGTTGATTTGAAAAATATTTTTATGTAAAAAATAAAAAACGATATTTAAGAAAATAGTACTACCTATTTAAGTTAAAAGGAGTTGATGCTTTTATGAAAAAACGCATATTATATGGCTCGGCAGATTACGAAGAAATCGTCAGAAACAATGGATATTTCATTGATAAAACTCAATACATTAGAAAGATAGAGATTATCGAAAACGCTGTATTTCTACGTCCAAGACGATTCGGGAAATCTCTCTGGTGCCGTATTCTTGAATGTTATTACAACATCAATAAAAAAGACGATTTTGAAAAACTATTTGGCTATACCTATATCGGTAAAAATCCTACTCCTTTGCGCAATTCTTTTTTTGTGCTGCACCTTGATTTTTCAGTTATAAGTCTGGGAAAAACTATTACTGATATTGAAGATAGTTTTAATATTATTTGCAATTCAAGAATGAAAACCATGATAGGTCTTGCAAAAGCATGGTTTCAGGATAAAATTGAATTGCCTGACCATAGTAGAGCTTCTGATAATTTAAAAAGGATTTTAGACTTTATCGAGCAGAATCATTTCCCTACCCTTTATGTCATTATAGACGAATACGATAATTTTGCCAATCAACTGATAGTTTCCCACAAAGATAATCTATATCGCCAATTAACAAGTGATGACAGCTTTTTTAAAACTTTTTTCAAAACCTTAAAAGAAGGCAGAAAAACAGGCTCAATTGCAAATGTCTTTATTACCGGTGTTTTGCCTATTACTATAGATGATCTTGCGTCTGGGTTTAATATTGCCAGATTTATTACCTTAAACCCAAAATTTGAAAATATGCTTGGTTTCACCCACTCCGAAGTAGATACTCTTATCGATGAAATTTACAAAGATTACGATATAAACCCATCCACTCGAAGCCTTGTTAATGATTTAATAAAAACGCATTATAATGGATATCACTTTGTAAATTCTAATGGAGAAGCTGTCTATAATTCTACAATTTTGATGTATTTTTTAGTAGAATTTTCAGAATTAAAGAGTATTCCCAAACAGCTCACTGATTTGAACCTGAAAACTGATATATCATGGGTAAAACGCTTAACAGGTTCAAATCCCCATCTTACGGAAGAATTTGTTGATCAGCTTACAATCCATAATACTATCCGCTATGATGATAGGCTTTTAGTAGAAAAATTTGATATGAGTCAGTTTTTTGAAGAAAGTTATTTTCCGATTTCTTTTTTTTATTTGGGTATGCTCACAAGGAAAGATGATTTTTATCTAAAACTGCCCAATCTCAATATGCGCCAAATTTTTGTGGAATATTTCAATGAAATCCACCATATTGACGTTTCTACCAAATACGCAGAAATGATGCAGGGCTTTGTAAACAGCCTTGATTTGCCTAAAATATTTGCCGATTATTGGGAATTATATATATCCCAATTACCTGAAGCTATTTTTCAAAAAGTTAATGAAAATTTTTATCGAACCACTTTTTTTGAGCTGTGCAGCCGTTATTTATCAAGGTGGTTCACATGGAATGTTGAGCGGTCTTATCCGCAAGGAAAAACAGATTTAGAGTTTGTGGGAAAATTTCATGAGATATTTGCAGGCATAAGAATTGTTATTGAATTTAAATATTTTTCCAATGCAGATTTTAAAAAATTTAAAACTAAAATTACCGACTTTCAGCTTCATGCAGAAGACTTAAAACAGCTTAAAGGCTATGTTGAAGGCTTAAAACAAGAATACCCTGAGGCTAAAATTTCACAGTATGTTATTTATTGCTTTGGCAATCAGGGATTTAAAATTTTTGACGTTAATCATTAGACTTAAATTTCTCCGCAATCCTTAAAAAAAAAGGTTTAATTCGGATTTTTGCCATCTTAGCGGTATTGATATTAATATATGGTACGATTCTATCATTTATGATCATGCCGGATGTAACGCCAGATAAAACGTGCTCTTCAAATGGAGAAAAAACTATTAAATTATGACTTATTGAAAAATCTATTATTACTTTTAAATCTCTTATATTTCTCTCAGAAATGAAAATACCGGCTAAATTTTTATCGGCATAGTTTTTTATTGATTCCACATCAGTTATAACGGCGTTTAATGGAAAACCTTTCACTTCTTTTTCTGATAAATAATTAACCATTTCTTCTGCTTTTTTTTCTTTAGCATTATAAACAACAAGAATATTAAGCTTTTCTAAAGAATCCTTTTTTTGAGCTATATCTTCATCAGCAGAAAGGATACTTAAATAAAGATCAAGACCTACCCATGCCATTGTTTCATCTTTACTTTCTGCAAAGCAAAAATTTAAAGCGTAGAGCATGGATAAAATCATTATCCCTATTATTTTTAAAATGCGGATAGAATAAGCCATATTCATTTGTCCCTTAAAATTCATACGATAATTTTATCCACCACCACCTTGAAGGTTTTATGGTGTCATTCGGGATAATCAATAATTTTGCATTGCTATCACCTTCTGATTGAATCTCATATCCGCTGTTTTGTTCGAAAATATTTTTAACTCCAGCCTTTAAATTTAAGCCTTTTATTCCCAAATTAAATAAATTTAATGTAACATCAAGAATATGGGAATCGTCTTTATTAGCTGTAGGATCGTCTAAAAATATGTTCCTTGTATCTGAATATCGGTATTGGAAACATATAGAAAAAATATCAATCGGCTGAAAAGAAAGACCTACATTGCTAAGATATTCAATTTTACCTGAATCTTTTGTACCCTGCGTTGTAAAAATTGAAAGATTCGTATCAATATTAAAAATTTTATCCATAAAAGGCCAATTTAACTCAAATTCAATACCTTTTGAGCTAAAATTTTTAAGTTCTTTATCCATAAAAGTTTCTTTTGCATTTATATCGGAATAAAAACAGGTAGATCTAAAGACTTTGCTAAAACTTCTATAAATATAGCCAAATTCATAGGTCTGAATAGTTTCAAAAGCTCCAAAAGATGTATCAATAATATTAGGGTCTTTAGCTAATTTTATTTCAATAAAAGTCGGAGGTCTAAAAGCCTTTGCATATTGCAGTTTTAAAATATGTCTGTTCTGCACGTCATTATTTAAAAGATAGACTGCAGAAATCCTTGGAGAATATCTATCATTAATATCAGAATAATTATCGTATCTTATTCCTGAATTTAAAAAAAATTTATCTGTAATTTTAAATTCATCATCAAGGCTTATGCTTATTATATCTCTTGTTTTTCCCTTATAATAAACTGAGCCATCATTTTTTGATACATCATCTAAATCCATGCGAACTATGGAAATATCGGTTAAAATTGTATGATTTTCAATTTTTTTAAATATTAATCCAATATCTCCAAAAATAGTTCTTTCGTCATAATTAAATGTATATATCCAATCATTTGTTGGAGTGTAATTTATATCGAAATACGAAGAATATTCGCTATCAAACTTTTGGTTCTCGATGCCGGCATTTATTTTTAATTTTAAGTATCCAGATATATCGGATTTATTTTTTATAGATACTCCCCAAGTTTTCGTTTTTGCGAATTCTTCCTGCTTATTTTCAAAGGCATGAGCATTTAATTCCATATTCATGTAGTTTGCAGAAAAAAGACTGGAAATATATTCGTTTTTAGATTCATGATTATTTCCAGTAAAATAGGATTCTATAGCCGCAGATTCTTGCTCACTATCAGGATATAAAAGCCCAAATTGCGGATTTACGCTGTCAATTCTATCTGCATGACTTTTCATGCCTGCAAAATTTAATGATATGCCGATGTCATTTTTTTTGGAGTTATAAGATACGATACCTCCACCTCCATAGGTTTCATGACTTTCAAAACGTCCAAAAATTTGTTTTTCTTTTTTTTTAGGAATAATATTTACAACTCCTGAGCATGCAAATTCGCCATGAATTGTAGCGCCTGGCCCTCTTATTATTTCTATTCTATCAATCTGTTCAATTGGCATATTCGGGACTGCATCTATGCCAAAAGCTGTAGTTAAAGGTAATCCATCCAATAATACTTTAATATGTCCGGAAGCAAAACTTTTTGGAACTCCTCTCACGATAGTTTTCCAAAGTTTATCAGGAGTCAGAACAAGGTTTATGCCCGGAACGAGGTTAAGGGCTTCGCCAATAGTTCTAACTCCTCGAGCTTCAAGGTCGTCTCCGTAAAGAACAGTTACAATTCCTGGAACAAAATCAGCATTAAGTTTTGTTTTAGTAGCAATTTCAGTAAGGTAATCTATTTTTTTTTGGATGTTATCAATATCAGTCTCATTAGCAAACGCTTGTATTGATAAAAAACTTCCATAAAAAAATAATATTAATGCTGCAAATATTTTATAAACCATAGAACCAACCGTTTAAAAATAGTGAATAACTTATAGTTTTTAAGAAAAGTAAATTGGAAAAAATATTTTCACCCTCACCCCAGCCCTCTCCCGTCAAGGGAGAGGGGGAAAAGTGATTTTACAATTCAAAATTATTATAATTTCTTAGCCCAAATTCCATAATATCCTAACGGTAGATAAGCATAATCATCTGAAAAATAAATTTCATTCGACCAATAAGCTTGCGGATAAAATTCATCCATAACAACTTTACTTGGGTCTGAAGCATCATAACATACTATACCGCTGTAAGCACTCATAAAAACTTTAAAATTTTTAGCTCCGATTAAATAACTGCCTTGATATG from Desulfobacterales bacterium includes:
- a CDS encoding AAA family ATPase; amino-acid sequence: MKKRILYGSADYEEIVRNNGYFIDKTQYIRKIEIIENAVFLRPRRFGKSLWCRILECYYNINKKDDFEKLFGYTYIGKNPTPLRNSFFVLHLDFSVISLGKTITDIEDSFNIICNSRMKTMIGLAKAWFQDKIELPDHSRASDNLKRILDFIEQNHFPTLYVIIDEYDNFANQLIVSHKDNLYRQLTSDDSFFKTFFKTLKEGRKTGSIANVFITGVLPITIDDLASGFNIARFITLNPKFENMLGFTHSEVDTLIDEIYKDYDINPSTRSLVNDLIKTHYNGYHFVNSNGEAVYNSTILMYFLVEFSELKSIPKQLTDLNLKTDISWVKRLTGSNPHLTEEFVDQLTIHNTIRYDDRLLVEKFDMSQFFEESYFPISFFYLGMLTRKDDFYLKLPNLNMRQIFVEYFNEIHHIDVSTKYAEMMQGFVNSLDLPKIFADYWELYISQLPEAIFQKVNENFYRTTFFELCSRYLSRWFTWNVERSYPQGKTDLEFVGKFHEIFAGIRIVIEFKYFSNADFKKFKTKITDFQLHAEDLKQLKGYVEGLKQEYPEAKISQYVIYCFGNQGFKIFDVNH
- a CDS encoding TonB-dependent receptor, whose product is MVYKIFAALILFFYGSFLSIQAFANETDIDNIQKKIDYLTEIATKTKLNADFVPGIVTVLYGDDLEARGVRTIGEALNLVPGINLVLTPDKLWKTIVRGVPKSFASGHIKVLLDGLPLTTAFGIDAVPNMPIEQIDRIEIIRGPGATIHGEFACSGVVNIIPKKKEKQIFGRFESHETYGGGGIVSYNSKKNDIGISLNFAGMKSHADRIDSVNPQFGLLYPDSEQESAAIESYFTGNNHESKNEYISSLFSANYMNMELNAHAFENKQEEFAKTKTWGVSIKNKSDISGYLKLKINAGIENQKFDSEYSSYFDINYTPTNDWIYTFNYDERTIFGDIGLIFKKIENHTILTDISIVRMDLDDVSKNDGSVYYKGKTRDIISISLDDEFKITDKFFLNSGIRYDNYSDINDRYSPRISAVYLLNNDVQNRHILKLQYAKAFRPPTFIEIKLAKDPNIIDTSFGAFETIQTYEFGYIYRSFSKVFRSTCFYSDINAKETFMDKELKNFSSKGIEFELNWPFMDKIFNIDTNLSIFTTQGTKDSGKIEYLSNVGLSFQPIDIFSICFQYRYSDTRNIFLDDPTANKDDSHILDVTLNLFNLGIKGLNLKAGVKNIFEQNSGYEIQSEGDSNAKLLIIPNDTIKPSRWWWIKLSYEF
- a CDS encoding cytoplasmic protein, with product MIQNKILEHLKQFDELTRLEGGQFGGILGRAGVGKTAFLIQLSLLKLLKNIKVLHLSLNEPINKVCLWYEEVFKRLVENIEKQGDTVDIEINQIWEKALSQRFIMTFKEDVFKIAVLEERLSDLFEQKIFSPDLIIADGFNFDDESIKDILSELKNFATKKNLSVWFTINIHRDEKPDECGIPKQLSIGYDMFDSGIMLWPNKNEISVKILDRENKKFETESKLYLNPTTFLILNR
- a CDS encoding elongation factor G; this translates as MKGDIKQIRNIGISAHIDAGKTTLTERILYFTKKIHAIHEIKGKDGAGATMDFMELEKERGITITSAATTCVWKEHEINIIDTPGHVDFTIEVERSLRVLDSAVLVLCAVGGVQSQSITVCSQMGRYKVPFVAFINKCDRSGANPFRVIEQLHKRLGYNTVAMQIPIGLENNFAGIIDLITMKALYFEGPNGEDIIEKDIPENLLKDAQNKRSELIEAVAMFSDELAEALFEEKITADILISAIRRATIKRQITPVFIGSAYKNKGVQSLLNGILNYLPCPSDVQNYAIDMDNGETEVVLASDASKPLVAFSFKLEDGPFGQLTFLRVYQGTMEKGGTIVNVRTGKKVRVGRAIRMHANQMEEINAIPAGYIGALFGIECMSGDTFVSPEINLSMTSMYVPKPVISLAIKPKDKKSEVNILKALNRFTKEDPTFKSYLDEETNETIISGMGELHLEVYVERMKREYNAEVIVGMPKVAYRETITRKANFNYTHKKQTGGAGQFAKVGGYIEPIKDVDFVFENKVVGGSIPTQYIPACEKSFQRCMEKGPLLDFPLTGIKITINDGASHAVDSSDMAFQAAARGAFLEGFSKAAPTILEPIMKVVVETPPEFQGSVMGSINQRRGIILGSQDEGAICVIESNVPLADMFGYSTVLRSLTQGKAQFTMEFSTYKEVPHSIKEELVKKAAEAKKGK